The following DNA comes from Oreochromis niloticus isolate F11D_XX linkage group LG23, O_niloticus_UMD_NMBU, whole genome shotgun sequence.
CCACCAGAACATCCACCTTTACTCATGGGGTCTTTGGTCTGCATtactgtataaaataaaaaggttcATTAGGGTTAAAATTTGACTTGTGTTCCACCTTGACTGACCTTTAAATTCTTCTTCTTTGCCCTTTTAGACTGATGTGATGCACCAGAGTGTGTTTGAGCTGATCCACACTGATGACCAGCAGGAGTTCAAGAGGAACCTGCACTGGGCCCTCAACCCCCCTGTGAGCCTTGAACCCCCAACAGATCCTCCAGGTCTGCTTCACAAAGATAGTCGGGTTCACTAAACTAGAGTAGAGAGGGTAAAGTAAAGCCTAAGTCTAGGCCAGAGTAATGGGAGTGTTCTTGTTAGCAAGGCAGTAAACCTGATCCAGAAGGACTTCTCTGAGCAGCTTTCACAAGATAagagaaactttatttattcccAAAGTTTTGACATTCTTGTGTGACCCAAATTAAAACAGCATggattaaataaacaacaacaacaacaactttatttatatagcacactTAAAGACCAAgggtacaccaaagtgcttcacaatagtACAGCAGATTAAAACATGAATAATAAAAGACCATTAACAATGCACCGTATATGCTAGCAGGTCAATGGCACTAATTAGGCAAGAATAAAAGTTAAATAAGGGGTAAATATCAAATCATAATCAATAGAAACACATGGATATTAAGTGAAGGGATATATACAATGGTAACTAAGTAAAATGAAGATAGTATAGGAGTGAGGTATAGGATAAATTCATTAACTAACCGGAAAAGCAAGGTTAAATAAGTGAGTTTTTAGTCGTGATTTAAATGTTTGGATGGAGTCGGACGCGCGAATAGCAATGGGAAGGTTGTCCCACAAATTAGGTGCAACCAGGGCAAATGCACGGTCACCTCTGGTCTTAAGCCGAGATCTAGGCTGTACCAAGAGTAATTAGGCGGATGATCTGAGGGCATCGACTGACCCTGTTGCATGCATTTGTAGGGAGGAGAATATTTAAAGCAAACATGCAGACAGATTTACTGATGTTTATGACACACAGTTTactaattgttttattttttgcacttgCTAATGAAATTAACTGACTGTGCCTGTGTTTAGAAAACAGTGTAACTTTTGTTAATCACCCATAAAACTAACCACACCTATCAGCATTATTTGAGTATTGTGCTCACATGCTATTTTTCTCAGTTTACTATATATGGCTCATAATATTAGGACTCTCACTTATTATTAAGTCGGATCAAATGAGGGATTTCTGATTGGGATATATCAAATTAAAGACTCATAGAACAACTTCTCCCCTGTGGATAGTCCCTTTTTCTTAGTTTCGTTAATTAAAGCATGACAAAAGTTTGGCATTGAGCATAGATCATAGCTCATAATCAGGCCAAGTTAGCGGCAACAGAAACACAACACTCCAAATGTGGCTTCTTCAGTTATATATCTATTGGCTTAACACTGGATTACAAATGGCTCCAATTAAATTTGGTAATTGTGGTCCAATTAGAATTATAAATCTCCCGGCAAGCATAAATAACATATACAGAAAGACTTTTGTGTAAATGTTATTACAGCTGTGGATGTACTGGCTCAGTGTGGTGTTGTTATGAAGCACTGAAAGGCCGAAGATGGTTTATTTCTGTAAAAACTGTAGAGCTGAAAGATCAAATCCAgtcgagagagagaggagatgtGCTGGTTTCTGCTGAACCAAGGTCACGGAGAGGCCAGAAGAGGTGACCTTTGATTAAACCCTCTCGAGAGTTGGTCTAAATGTTAtagtgcatgcacacacaggaaaacacagaagactgcacatcagccactaAACCACAACTCACAGTTGATTTCACAGCACACATCCATGGAGGTACATCAGTCTTAGCTGAACAGTCACTCAGTGTAGAGTGATGGACTTGAAATTGTTTGGAAACGACAGTGCACAGTGGTGGAGGGATGacgatttgggcttgttttacaGCTGCGCAGTTaggagctgtgcataaacaaaagcctgcaaacctcaatgaactcaAGTATTGAATGGAGACTGGGCCATAATGGATCCACTGAGAGACTGATGAAGTCATACGGAAAAGATTATTTGATTATGTCCTGATAAAAACCTTAGAACAGACAGAGGGTGTACGTTCTTGTTACAGTGactgtgtatatatacacacacacacggtaaaaatatcatttaaaaatatcGTTCTCAGATGGGAAATCGGTGTCGACGTCTTCCTGCCTGGTGAGCTATAATCCCGAACAGCTTCCCCCTGAAAACTCGTCCTTCCTGGAGCGAAGTTTCGTCTGCCGCTTCCGCTGTTTGTTGGACAATTCCTTCGGCTTCCTGGTGAGACGCTTTTTGTGTTATTCTTCAGATTTTAACAATTTAACAAGGAAACAGATAAGAGTGAAcatcttcattttattttctctcattcCAGTGTTAGATGTTTATATTGAATGTGAACAAAAGTCTGTTTTTCAGATAACTGGAAAACACTCACTTTCAGGCATTTTTTTCTATTCATGGATAAGTGTGACCTCACAGAGTGCTCCACCCTCCTGCTGCAGAAAGGATTTTTAAATAAGcatgttaaaaatgtgttttgaggCCTGTTAGTTAAGGGTGTacataaaaacagtttttgtgctTTAATTGTTAATTTCGTCATGTGAATGATGCACATTTGTCTTTGCAGATTTTTCCTTTTATGGCAAGCAGACAGCCCACAGAGTCTTATTATGCAGTATTCTGCATCTTTACAGAAATAATTATGGAcagttttgggggggtttctgCTGGTTCTTAAAAATGAGCTGTGACTTTTGCGCACCACTACACCCTACTGTACTGCCGGCGGTATGGCGTGCCACCTCGGCGATCACCATCGGCGATCAGAAGCTACCATTTACTCCCATAATCCTCCTTAGGAGAACCTCGGGGTcgtggggaaaaaaatgcccTTAATCCCCGCCACCACCCACAGCAGGTGAGAGCAGCTCTGGGGGAACGCTGGCTCAGGGTGGACGCTTCAGACAGGCCACTGCCGCTCCAACCAAGAAAAGCATAACGTGGTCGAGTGGTGGAGATTTTTAGGGCTTTTAAGGTAAAAGttacaaaaataatattttaataaataaatgaaaaatatagaTTGGAGCAGAGGTGAGGGCAGCTTCTTCTATCTgataaaaaatgtattaatgtTCCATGAAACACCTGAAGGCTTGCACATGCAGGAGAGAGTTAAAGGTGTTGGTTGTCCTGCTCCAATTTACTTCAGCAGGACTTGTGGTGGGTTTTGAACCGGCCTCTCTCAGTCCTCCCTCTCACACGTGCATTTGCGTGAGCAGTAAGCCAGGTTTCTGCCGCGGTCTACCGGTTGCTATGGCTTTGTTTTCTGTAATCCCTCCTGCTATTCGGGTCTAGATTCCTGACATCATGGCTGCAGGCTCTGAAACCCACCGAGGTCAATTAACCAGAGCTaaccgaggaggaggaggaggacagggaGGAGGGGTCTTCACATGAGATGCAGCAGGGTGAGAAAAGGACAGCAGACAGGAGAAAGTGTTTTTAGGTTTTTGTGAGGCTGTAAAAACCTCCCTGCGGGCTGCTGATCCAACCATTCTGCTCTGTTACAGCCTCCCTGAGGCTTCTGTGATATTTACTGAACTTCCACTATCAGAAACCTTTAGATATGAAGGATGGAGGTGGATCCAGGTGACaacaaaacatgttaacaacacgtTAAAGTTTACATCATCAACTTATTGCTGGATGTTGCTTTAAAAACTTCATCCTTTAGGGCTTGTTCCTAATATTTTGATATTAGGGATTAGCTCTAAGATgcccccacccacctgctgttcaaaccttctgtttgctaTGCATAACCGATGAGAAGACACTAAAGAGCTAAATCCTCTCCATATCTAACCAACACATTTGACACTGACCACAGTTGCTGTTGTTAtctctgcaagctgctttgcaaccttTTTTCACTCCAGCACCACCcctttatgttgtttttatcGTATCTGTTATTCTTTTAAGTTAGGGAGTCTTTCTGCTGCTCTTTCCATTTCTCAATTGCAAAGTTTCTCTTCGCATTTGTTGCGTGAATACAGTTGCATTGTGAACTGACAGATATTTGCCCCGACGGCTAACTGAGAAATGGGGGCAGGGCAGTATACGGATAGTGTGGAGATTGCATAAGGCCAATGGTTCCCAGTGAGTCAGATTTACTAACATACTCATGGTTTTGAGAAGAAAGTCAGCACGTACATTTCATGAATTCAACCATAATTTTGCGTGGGAACTAATTTTGGGAACATTCATTGCTCCTGGGTTTGATTGCTTTCTGTGTTTCCTCCCCAGCTCACAGAGCTCTCTAATCACCTGACACCCCTGTTTGTGGATACAGCCtgtctttccttttcctttgtcTCTTACCCTATGTTGTTCTTCATGTTCCTGGTTTGTTTACCTTTCTGACATTGTGTTTCAGTGCCTTTTTAACCAGCCAATAAAGGATTATTTTGTGGTCTACCTCTGCAATAACCCCCATTACACATGGATGGGTCTTTAAATAACTTCAGATCAAAagtcctggctgaagtttaatATTACAGAACATGTCACTTCTGTTTTCTACGGGTTAGTTTAAGAGTCCTGCTGTCCTGCTGAAAGAATGACAATAAGGAGTCTTATTTTCTCAACAAGACCTCTAATAACTGTAACATTCACTTCAATACTGCTCAGAGTCGTGTGACTGTGTTTACAGTGTATCCTGAAGTGGTTTCTGCTCTCTATATCACCCAGCAGAGTAAATAAGACTGATGTTGCTTGACAGGGAGAGAGGAAGCAGCACTTATGTGTCTGCTGAGAAAGCCCGATCTGAGCAGGAACCACTCTGGGCTCTCTCATTTGTCTCACTGCCTTCACGGAGATGAAGTTAATGCCTCGGATTTAATgacttaacaccgcagttttaacGCTGTCAAACCTTCTCAGGCGCTGAACATCCAGGGCCGGCTGAAGTTCCTTCACGGCCAGAGCCGGCATCAGTGCGATAGCGACCGAACCGCGCCGCCCCAGCTGGCACTCTTTGCCATCGCCACGCCCCTCCAGCCTCCAGCCATCCTGGAAATCAGGACGCGGAACATGATCTTCAGGACCAAACACAAGCTGGACTTCACGCCCATGGCGTGCGATGCAAAGTACATCATAACACTGGCAAACATGATTATTTATTCtgattattaaataattttgtttacacttgttgttttgggggttttttcagGGGTAAAATAGTTCTGGGATACACCGAGGCGGAGCTGAGAGTGCGAGGTTCAGGATACCAGTTCATCCACGCTGCTGACATGCTGTACTGCGCCGAAAATCACGTCCGTAGTAAGTCACAACTGTTCTACATTCTGTACGCTTCCCTGCAGCATTCAGCCTGAAAGGTTACTGGTGCAAATGACTGGAAGTACTGGAATTAAATATAGAAAGAGGCCTGACTTAAAATAAGCAAAAGACCACAACTACATTGAAAGGTGTAGGTAAAGACTGTAAAAACACACAGGTCTGACTGAACAATGATACACAGGGGAGAGCAGAGCTCTGCAGCAGCGAGGGCGGGGCTGACGATCTGAAAGGAGGGAAAAGATCAGGaagtaaaaccaaaataaatgcaaaacaggaaataattAAAAGAAGAGTATCAGTGAAacatggaaagaaaacaaagacattaCAGTGAAGAGGCAGAAGGAGGCAAAAACTTGAACAAAAACTCAGTAAAAACACAAGAATCCAAAACTCAACGCAGCACAAAAACCCCGGGAACATAACACCAGCCTTCATGGCAACCAGCAAGTacaaaaactaaaccaaaatgCAGAAACTATGTGAAAAGCTGAGTACACCCCATGGTTCagcagcttgtagaaccacctttagcagcaataagtTGAAGTAAttgtttctgtatgactttatcagtttcTCACAATTATGTGGAGGAATATtagcccactcttctttacagtgttgcttcagttcactgaggttCATGTACAGCTCTTTTAAGGtctcaccacagcatttcagtcaggttgtagatttgctgctgtgcttgcatgacccagtttggtccaagctttagctgtcagacagatgtcCTCAGACTTAGACTCtggaatactttggtatacagagacgttcatggtcgactcagtgactgcaagctGTCCAGGTCCTGTGCCTGCAAGGCAAGCCCAAATCAACACCCCACTCCTCTGACAgtagtatgaggtgtttgtacTGATAAGCTGAGTTTGGTTTTGTCTGTTATGCTCAAACATCTTCACTGGGCTGGTAtaatctgtccaaaggacattgttccagaagtcttgtggtttgttcagatgcagctttgcagACTTAAGCCGTGCTGCCGTGTCCTTTTTAGAAAGAAGAAGCTCTCCTGGGTAATAATGGAACCATCATGAACttcaacatttaacatgctaactgaggcctgtagagtctcagatgtagctcttgggttttttgaaGTTCCTCTTAGCATTGCACGGTCTGACCGTGGAGTGAATTTACTGGGTCATCCACTGCTCAGAGGATTGTcactgtgttaacacacacttgaatgctccagaccagcacaCACCCCCAACTTCTTCTATAGAGGTGCACATATGTGCAGATTTGATTAGCAGTACCTGGCTAGTACTTAATTGTTATGGAGGAACTAAGGGTGCACTTAGTGAGGAGGCAGCTGATCTTTGATCTGTTATGTATTATCACACAGAAGATATATGTTTAATTATACAAGAATGTGACAGATTAGAGAGTTTCTTTCTGGCACAAACTGGGTCTTTGGAGGAGGACTGAGTTAATTTCAAGATTAATTTTAAGATTAAGAAGTTCTGACCTTCCTTTAGTGGAAGGTCAGAACTTCTTTTGTGGGCACTCAGGTCTTTTATATGCAGGAAAATCCCTAGTTTTGTTTTCGTTTTTACAGATGTTGTAGGTCGGGTTGAGATTTGTCCTATGGCGAAATAGTTGCCCATAtgtgactcagaggatgagaGTGTTCTTGTGATTATTTCCAACCTATAAATAACCTTTTAAATCGCTGCGGGTCAAGTTTGATGCACTTCACATCTGGCCATTTCTGAGAAATCCGTTGTAGGCAAACAGGAAACATATAGGACAGAAAATGTCCCATTAGAGTCAGTGCATAATCTCCTCTATGATCTATAATCTGTAATCTGAGTCAGAGTTTACTGACCTCGTGTGGCTCATCATTACATGTCGAACACATGTAGTTCACAAACAGGCGCTCATGGATGAGGAGCCAGAGTCAAGTGTCCTACTTACCTCGTGTACCGGATGACCCGGTTACGTGTAACCATGGCGCCGAGCAACGCCCGGATCACTGCCACCAGGCacatctcacacacatacatacacatacatgctgTGTGCATTTACTCATGCATACAGAATGGGAGATGTATGCATATGCATTTAGAAACGCAGAGATGCACTTCAGCATGCTCTGATGACCACAGATGGGAGGCGAGGTTTACATAAATCACTTCTATATCATAGACCCTGTGTCATAAAACCAGAACACAAAGATTCACTCATAATGACAATAAGAGCAGATAAACTGTGTAGGATGATTTCACGTTTTCCCTTTTGGTGATTTGGAGGAAGAAAGCAGattattcattttgtttatttttttttttttaaacacaaacgtGTTTTAAACCGAGACTGCAAACCCAGTTCAGGATTTCTTAAAACATCTGTACATCTGCGAAGTTCAGGGTTTGTTGGTATAGTACAAACTGATCTCCACCAAATCTGTGCGTCTTTATATTTACCGTGAACAAAAAATAACGTTACATTTGCTTATGTATCTTATTAGTCCTCAGTGAAGACAGATGATGTTGGCTCTGTTATTTGATGTCACAAAGTAGAAATGGTATCATGTATTCTGTCTGTCTCCTGTCATGTGACGTAAAAACTGACGTTTCTCTGAGGAGTAAAAAACAAGAGCTGATGCCTGACCGATACAGTGGTTTTTAGACCAATACCAATACAGATACCATCACcgatatttggtgatttaaaacTATGATATATGAgctgatatttttctttcagatgcacaaaacataaacagatttccCCAACATTTTTATGTgcagtttttttatttgcttgtttACACTCTGCCCAACTCTGCTCAGATCAGATGGTTGTTTGGGCAACGTGTTTGGAACGCTTAAAGGATGTTTCTCCTgtctcttctttactttttaaatttttgtttatCACGCCTTTAAAATGTCAATACCAATATATCAGCCAGTGGCTTATATCGATATATCGGCGGGGCAGATTGTAATCATCCTAGGTCTGATTGTGGGTTTTTGAACATTTGAGCAGTGATGAAttctttgttcagtgttttaattttgtttattcatttttatgttttctggagtgtttggggtttttggtTTCTATTATAATTTACTCTTAATTTTAGTGTGAATACTCATTTTTGAGTGTTccctctgtgtttcctgtcttgtCGTCTTTTGTGTGCAGTTGTAATCAGTTATAGCtctgacttcctgttttattttgatagctTCTCCTCTCTAGCATcttgtgtttaattttacttcCTCCCCAGACACATTGTCTTTCATTAGCTTCACCTGTGTCTCATAATCCAGCTGTATCCACTTCCccttatactttttttttaagccagaGCAATCAGATGTTCAGGGATCTATAAATCTAACAGCTGTATCTCTTTCCTATTGTCACATTTTACCTGTAAGTATTTGAGGACAACAAAGGGACGAAGAGGGGCACGTATTACTTTAATTGAAGTTTCATAGATATCACCCTTGAAtttataaatggtaaatggactgattcttatatagcgcttttctactctcccggaatactcaaagcgctttatacaacatgcctcattcacccattcacacccactcatacaagcacttcctTCTATACTGAAGTGCAATCtaagcattcacacacattcacactccgatggacacatcagagagcaacttggggttagtatcttgcgcaaggatacttgacatgcagactgggaagccaaggatcgaaccaccaaccttccagttagtagctgctctaccacctgagccacatcCCTCCCCCCAAACAGCACTGTGTGAGCAACACAGGGgataattatttcttttttcccccagtaatatttttttatttttctttcttgtccACAGTTTATCTTAGAGCGGTGATCCTTTTCTCTGTACTCCTCGGGAAAATACCAGTGTTTACATCACATATATCCATGTTGGTATTTGTGCAGCAAGTCTGCTTTGAAGAAAATTTACAGACCTACAGTTCAATCTTAAATGTTACTGTACAGATCCATCCCtttgttatttaattaaaataaattatccATCCCTCTCTTCTCTTTATTGACTTCCTGAAGCTTCTCTGTGTGGGTTCAAGCTTAAAAATAGCAACacaaattacatttttcagaGACAGTAATTGTCTCAGagcaagttttttaaaaattattttaaaaaatcttgtgCTGGTTTTGTAGTCTCGCCCTTGTTTTTGACACTAGAAAGCTCAGAAACACGAGCTGCACCTCGATTACACGAGCACAGGCTGTGGAAGATGAGGAATTCATGAAAATGAAGCTTTGGCGTTGCATCGCTGTGTGCAAACAGCACGTGTAACATGTACATGTAGAGCACGTCCTGCTGAGCTAATGGAGCAttagtgagtgagtgtgtgcacACAGACAAGACAGAGGCTTTAACATGTCCTCTGTCTTTCCAGTGATAAAGACGGGTGAGAGCGGCCTCACCGTCTTTAGGCTGCTCACCAAGGACAACAGGTGGAAGTGGGTCCAGGCCAACGCCCGGCTCATTTACAAGAACGGCAAGCCGGACTACATCATCGCCACTCAGAGGCCTTTGGCGTGAGTGTTTCTTGATtccagtgtgattttttttttcttcttttttatttaatttctccTCTCTAATGGATTCATTCATAGGGACGAAGAAGGAGGGGAACACCTGAGGAAGAGATCTATGCATCTCCCCTTCACCTTTGCCACCGGTGAGGCTTTGCTCTACCAAACTGGATATCCGCTGCACGGCTTCTCCGACCCGCTCCAGGGCAAAGCCAGAGGCAGCAAGTCCAAGAAAAGCAAAGGAGAGAAGGGCTCTTCAGATGAGCTGGACCCAAAGTCCCTACTGGGGGCACTGATGAGTCAGGATGAGTCTGTATACGTATGCCAGCCAGACACGGAGCCTAAAGTGTCCTACCACAGCACCCTTTTCAGCGAGCAGCAGAGCAGGGCTGATGGTCTGGGTGCTTTGTTCACTGGTGACAGCTGGTATGTTGTCTCTAGCGAGGAGTCGCCAGGGGAACGCAACGGCAAAACCTCCAGTTTTGACCCCCTTCTGACCACGTTGGACTCTCTGTCTCTCGACGGAGAGGAAACATGCTCCAACAGCGAACTGTTCAGCGCCCTGGAGAATCTGGGCCTGAATGCCGAGGACCTGGAGCGGCTGCTGCTGGACGAGAGGATGATGCATGTGGAACTGGACCCAGATCACATCCCAACTCTCAGTGACCTTCTCACCAACAACGAAATCCTCTCCTACATTCACGACTCTCTGGAGGGTGCCAGCGAGAGGCAGGAACAGGTGAACACAGGCAGATTTGGGTCCTCAAACCACCAGTCAAACTCAGACTCTGCCCAAAGTGTCTCCCAGCAGGCGTGCTTGACTGCTGGACCAGTGACGGGGggacctgacagtcactgggtGGTACGGACGGGGAACCACCACAACCGCCATCACACCAACCATAACAAAGCCATGGAGCTggacagcaaacatgtggacgCTCCACAGTGGCAGCTGCAACAGGAACAGCTCTCTGCCCCCCTCCAGTACCTGCAGGTAAGCAGTGAGAGCACTCTGTTGTCTGGCTTCCAGAATAATCCTCTCAGACCAACTTTAAACGGGTCTTACATCCCAAATGGACTCTCAGCTTTTCCCCCAAGCGTGGCTGCTGGACACCAACATTACAGCGTCAGTGGCGCAGACGGCGCAGTGTTAAATGACTCAACGTTACAGGAGGTCTGTCAAAGTTTGGTGAGCACTGCGCAGCCCTACCAGCTGCTGGGACACCATAAGCAGGAACAGACTGAGGAGTTGGAGCAGTTACTGGTCCTGACACAGCCGCCGCACAGTGTACCATCCTTAGAGACCTACGGCGTGTTTTCTGCCACCCAAGACTCCACTCACAGCAAGGTGAGAGACTGTGGAAATATGTGGTTTAACCTTTTAACCTGAAACTGAATTAGTCAGAAGGTTAATCGCATGACCCAAATAGGTCATAATCATagatatgtgtgtatgtgtgtctgtgtatatatatatatatatatatatatatatatatatatatatgtatatatatatatatatatatatagatatatatacatatatctatatatatatatgtatatatgtgtgtatatgtgtatatatatatgtgtatatatatgtatgtagatgtgtatatatatatgtgtagatatgtatatatatatgtgtagatatgtatatatatatgtagatatatatatctatatatatatatgtagatatatatatagatatatatatgtagatatatatatagatatatatatatgtagatagatatatatatatatatagatatatatatatgtagatagatatatatatatatagatatatatatgtagatagatatatatatatatagatatatatatgtagatagatatatatatatatatagatatagatatatatatatatatatatatatatatatatatatatgtatatacacatgtgtatatatatatatatatatatgtatatatatatatatatatatatatatatgtatatacacatgtgtatatatatatatatatatgtatatatatatgtatgtatatatgtgtatatatgtgtgtgtgtatatatatatatatatatgtatatatgtatatatgtatatatgtatatatatatgtatatatatatatatgtatatatatatatgtatatatatatatatgtatgtatatatatacatacatgtatatatatatatatatatatatatatatatatatatatatatatatatgtatatatatatatgtattatatatattatatacatatatatatgtatatatatatgtatatacatatatgtatacatatatatatgtatatatatatacgtatatacatatatgtgtatatatatatatacatgtgtatatatatatatatatatatatatatatatatatatatatatatatatatacatacatgtatgtatatatatatatatatatatgtatgtatatatatatacatacatgtatgtatatatatatatatatatgtatatatatatgtatgtatatatatacatacatgtatatatatatatatatatgtatatatatatatgtgtatatatatatatatatatatatatatatgtatatatatgtgtatatatatatatattttagggTGACCGTGATGACAGCGGCTATATGTGCAGGCGGGGCCGTGCACGTGTCATCACacgtcatctgccttaaaggcatgaataaaggtttcttcagccaggacacgcgagggtgtgatatcccatacttatgtgttgtaccgagtgaatcgactgaaagggaacAGGTGAGTTTTAAGAGCAGTTTTAAAAGTTCCTAGGCTTGTGGATAAACTACAAGGCTTTCACTCAGCCTAACTGGAGCATCGACATCTTGGATGGTCTGTTAGTACAATTAAGCCATATTAATTGTCAAGATAATGAAAATACTGTGAAAGATAGCTCATTAGTTAGTTAGCCTCAGATGTCCATAGCGGCTACTTCTCCTCAGACCTGTTTGCTGTGGGATTGAGGCTTGTGACTCCAGCCAGCTCACAAGGCCTGAAGATGCCCTCAAATATCATTGACCATCAACAAATCCAGGGCCGCAGGATCTAGAAACTCCAACCCTTTAGCCCTGTGCTGCTCTCTTTCACTGTCATGACcatggattcttttttttccaagtcaGCGCACAAAGGCCGCGGGCTGGCATGGAG
Coding sequences within:
- the ahr1b gene encoding aryl hydrocarbon receptor 1b isoform X1 — its product is MYAGRKRRKPAQKGVKPPPIEGVKSNPSKRHRDRLNSELDRLASLLPFPEDVISSLDKLSILRLSVSYLRTKSFFSVALKNRPSSGTNRSSDHNIASKTTGTAEIQIPEGELLLQVLNGFVLVVTAEGIIFFCSHTIQDYLGFHQTDVMHQSVFELIHTDDQQEFKRNLHWALNPPVSLEPPTDPPDGKSVSTSSCLVSYNPEQLPPENSSFLERSFVCRFRCLLDNSFGFLALNIQGRLKFLHGQSRHQCDSDRTAPPQLALFAIATPLQPPAILEIRTRNMIFRTKHKLDFTPMACDAKGKIVLGYTEAELRVRGSGYQFIHAADMLYCAENHVRMIKTGESGLTVFRLLTKDNRWKWVQANARLIYKNGKPDYIIATQRPLADEEGGEHLRKRSMHLPFTFATGEALLYQTGYPLHGFSDPLQGKARGSKSKKSKGEKGSSDELDPKSLLGALMSQDESVYVCQPDTEPKVSYHSTLFSEQQSRADGLGALFTGDSWYVVSSEESPGERNGKTSSFDPLLTTLDSLSLDGEETCSNSELFSALENLGLNAEDLERLLLDERMMHVELDPDHIPTLSDLLTNNEILSYIHDSLEGASERQEQVNTGRFGSSNHQSNSDSAQSVSQQACLTAGPVTGGPDSHWVVRTGNHHNRHHTNHNKAMELDSKHVDAPQWQLQQEQLSAPLQYLQVSSESTLLSGFQNNPLRPTLNGSYIPNGLSAFPPSVAAGHQHYSVSGADGAVLNDSTLQEVCQSLVSTAQPYQLLGHHKQEQTEELEQLLVLTQPPHSVPSLETYGVFSATQDSTHSKLENGCLLGTASAAYVRTCLMSNGNAVATGDIPVPCPDGLPTLQDSQKSGFFL
- the ahr1b gene encoding aryl hydrocarbon receptor 1b isoform X2, with product MYAGRKRRKPAQKGVKPPPIEGVKSNPSKRHRDRLNSELDRLASLLPFPEDVISSLDKLSILRLSVSYLRTKSFFSVALKNRPSSGTNRSSDHNIASKTTGTAEIQIPEGELLLQVLNGFVLVVTAEGIIFFCSHTIQDYLGFHQTDVMHQSVFELIHTDDQQEFKRNLHWALNPPVSLEPPTDPPDGKSVSTSSCLVSYNPEQLPPENSSFLERSFVCRFRCLLDNSFGFLALNIQGRLKFLHGQSRHQCDSDRTAPPQLALFAIATPLQPPAILEIRTRNMIFRTKHKLDFTPMACDAKGKIVLGYTEAELRVRGSGYQFIHAADMLYCAENHVRMIKTGESGLTVFRLLTKDNRWKWVQANARLIYKNGKPDYIIATQRPLADEEGGEHLRKRSMHLPFTFATGEALLYQTGYPLHGFSDPLQGKARGSKSKKSKGEKGSSDELDPKSLLGALMSQDESVYVCQPDTEPKVSYHSTLFSEQQSRADGLGALFTGDSWYVVSSEESPGERNGKTSSFDPLLTTLDSLSLDGEETCSNSELFSALENLGLNAEDLERLLLDERMMHVELDPDHIPTLSDLLTNNEILSYIHDSLEGASERQEQVNTGRFGSSNHQSNSDSAQSVSQQACLTAGPVTGGPDSHWVVRTGNHHNRHHTNHNKAMELDSKHVDAPQWQLQQEQLSAPLQYLQLENGCLLGTASAAYVRTCLMSNGNAVATGDIPVPCPDGLPTLQDSQKSGFFL
- the ahr1b gene encoding aryl hydrocarbon receptor 1b isoform X3; protein product: MYAGRKRRKPAQKGVKPPPIEGVKSNPSKRHRDRLNSELDRLASLLPFPEDVISSLDKLSILRLSVSYLRTKSFFSVALKNRPSSGTNRSSDHNIASKTTGTAEIQIPEGELLLQVLNGFVLVVTAEGIIFFCSHTIQDYLGFHQTDVMHQSVFELIHTDDQQEFKRNLHWALNPPVSLEPPTDPPDGKSVSTSSCLVSYNPEQLPPENSSFLERSFVCRFRCLLDNSFGFLALNIQGRLKFLHGQSRHQCDSDRTAPPQLALFAIATPLQPPAILEIRTRNMIFRTKHKLDFTPMACDAKGKIVLGYTEAELRVRGSGYQFIHAADMLYCAENHVRMIKTGESGLTVFRLLTKDNRWKWVQANARLIYKNGKPDYIIATQRPLADEEGGEHLRKRSMHLPFTFATGEALLYQTGYPLHGFSDPLQGKARGSKSKKSKGEKGSSDELDPKSLLGALMSQDESVYVCQPDTEPKVSYHSTLFSEQQSRADGLGALFTGDSWYVVSSEESPGERNGKTSSFDPLLTTLDSLSLDGEETCSNSELFSALENLGLNAEDLERLLLDERMMHVELDPDHIPTLSDLLTNNEILSYIHDSLEGASERQEQVNTGRFGSSNHQSNSDSAQSVSQQACLTAGPVTGGPDSHWVVRTGNHHNRHHTNHNKAMELDSKHVDAPQWQLQQEQLSAPLQYLQLFPQAWLLDTNITASVAQTAQC